The genomic region GACGGTGGCGGCCTTGGGAGGCCTGCTGTTTGGCTTCGACACGGCCATCATCAACGGGGCTCTGATTTTTCTGAAGAAGGACTTCAACCTCAGTGACGCCGAAACGGAATGGGCGGCCAGCAGCATCCTGTTTGGGGCGGTGATTGGGG from Hymenobacter sp. J193 harbors:
- a CDS encoding MFS transporter, with translation MPSFRAPGPLFREPAGSPTATALTPGGSPRYVYLIATVAALGGLLFGFDTAIINGALIFLKKDFNLSDAETEWAASSILFGAVIG